One segment of Theobroma cacao cultivar B97-61/B2 chromosome 9, Criollo_cocoa_genome_V2, whole genome shotgun sequence DNA contains the following:
- the LOC18588728 gene encoding uncharacterized protein At1g15400 yields MEMTGLQRSTTSFRRQGSSGLVWDDKFLSGDLDQMKLNNNNNQSDGMMRRTRSDGGGGHMYRVTKAASPSIDPPSPKVSGCGFCGVFGKPDAAKNRRSNKRKS; encoded by the coding sequence ATGGAGATGACGGGTTTGCAAAGGTCTACTACGTCGTTTAGGAGGCAAGGGTCGTCGGGGTTAGTATGGGATGACAAGTTCTTATCAGGAGACCTTGACCAAATGAAgcttaataataataacaaccAATCAGATGGCATGATGAGACGTACCCGATCGGACGGGGGAGGTGGACACATGTACCGGGTGACGAAGGCGGCGTCGCCGAGCATAGACCCTCCCTCTCCTAAGGTCTCCGGTTGTGGCTTCTGTGGGGTTTTCGGCAAACCGGACGCAGCCAAGAACAGAAGATCAAACAAACGTAAGTCGTGA